The Acidobacteriota bacterium genomic interval AGCACGGTCAGCCCCACCACCAGCCTCGCGGTACCCGCCATCCTGACCGGCCGCTACCCGCGGCACGGAACGCTGCCGACGTTGGACGACCACCCCGGCAATCTCTTCACGCTGCTCGGGTCGCGCTATCGCCTGGAGGTGATCGAGCCCCTGACCAGTCTTTGCCCGGCAACGCTCTGCCCCGTCGAACGTCCCGGCGTCCTGGCGTGGCTCGGCGCCGTGCTGCGCGATCTGCGGATTGTGTGGCTTCAGGTGGTCCTGCCGGACGATCTGACCGGGTCGCTCCCCCCGGTGACGCAGACGTGGGCCGACTTCGCGACGCTGGATCCGCCGACGTTCGGGGAGGTCTGGCGTGAACAGCGGCGAGACGACCGCCGCCGGGTCGTGGACCGGTTCGTCGCCGGGCTCGCCGGCGGCACCCGCGGCCAGCCGACGCTCCACTTCCTGCACGTGCTGCTGCCCCACGAGCCCTGGCAGTACCTGCCGACCGGCCAGCGCTTCACCTTCCGTCCCCACGTCCCCGGCCTGTCGAGGAACAGCAACTGGACTCGCGACCCCCGACCGGTCGCCCGCAACTATCAGCGCCACCTGCTGCAGGTGGGCTACGTCGACAAGATCCTGGGCGACATCGTCGCGCGGCTGCGGGACACGGGAACCTGGGACGACGCGCTCGTTGTCGTCACCGCCGATCACGGCGCCAGTTTTCGCCCCGGCTTCGCGCTGCGCCGGCCGGAAGACGGCACGATGGCGGACGTCGCTTCGGTGCCGCTGCTGGTCAAGCTGCCGGGGCAACGGACCGGCAGCGTGAACCGGGCGAACGTCGAGACCATCGACATCCTCCCGACCATCGCCGGCGCCGTCGGGGCGCGGCTGCCCTGGGAAGCGGACGGCGCCGACATCCTGGCCGCGCGGCCGCCGGCGAGGCCCGTGAAGCAGATTCACCTGTTCGACGCCGAGCGGGTCGAGGAAGCACCGGCCGACCTTTCCGCGGAGCTTGCGGACACCGTGGCGCGCAAGTTCGCCATCTTCGAAAACGGCAGTCCATTCGATCCGTTGCGCGTCGGCATGGAGTACGGCCGGCTGGTGGGCGAGCCGGCCGCCGCCTACACCTCGGGGCGGCGCGCGCCGTTCGAGGCGACGCTTGATGCCCAGGGTCTGCTGGGCGATGTCCGCCCGGACGCCGATTTCGTGCCGGCGCAGCTCGCCGGCGTCGTTGTCGCGCCGGACACGGAGGCATCGACCGACCCGCCGCCGCTCGCCGTCGCCGTCAACGGCGTTGTCGCCGCCGTGACGCGGCCCTACACGTTTCGGGTAAGCGGACGTTCCGGCATGTGGGAGTCGATTGTCGAGCCCCGGTTGTTCACGCCCGGCGCCAACACGATCGAGCTGTTCGCGATTCGCGAGGACGACACCGGAGGGATTGCGCTGGACGCCGCCTACCGGTCCGATCCCTCCGCCTCCCCCGACAACCTCATCCTCG includes:
- a CDS encoding LTA synthase family protein, with product MRTRAERDPGLLVATLHVAGLWAVAVAQPLYDVVGRSPEFFVAHDARPVDLVALVFALGLTGPVACILPIAAARRLGPRWRAITLGVVIGTLSGAIALAAIRAWGDWSGAQTLAVATVVAAAAGCAYVWAAPVRMFATFLSAAALVVPAAFLFNPAMTSLLAPPDAGRGALEGVTFETTPPVVVVVFDQLPLASLLDRDSAIDRTLYPHFAALADEATWFPNASTVSPTTSLAVPAILTGRYPRHGTLPTLDDHPGNLFTLLGSRYRLEVIEPLTSLCPATLCPVERPGVLAWLGAVLRDLRIVWLQVVLPDDLTGSLPPVTQTWADFATLDPPTFGEVWREQRRDDRRRVVDRFVAGLAGGTRGQPTLHFLHVLLPHEPWQYLPTGQRFTFRPHVPGLSRNSNWTRDPRPVARNYQRHLLQVGYVDKILGDIVARLRDTGTWDDALVVVTADHGASFRPGFALRRPEDGTMADVASVPLLVKLPGQRTGSVNRANVETIDILPTIAGAVGARLPWEADGADILAARPPARPVKQIHLFDAERVEEAPADLSAELADTVARKFAIFENGSPFDPLRVGMEYGRLVGEPAAAYTSGRRAPFEATLDAQGLLGDVRPDADFVPAQLAGVVVAPDTEASTDPPPLAVAVNGVVAAVTRPYTFRVSGRSGMWESIVEPRLFTPGANTIELFAIREDDTGGIALDAAYRSDPSASPDNLILEEMAEASGVATSGFYLQEWARNRPVRWTDGHGRITAPIDPRSPPAALGVEVSMTGGRTPKALQIDVNGCRLYRGIAEPGWSATFPFDRCPIRGNTIEIDLVSGTHVPVRGDSRTLGLAFAVVELLEE